TGAGCGTTTTTAACACTCCCAATTTTCAACTTGTGGAATAGTTAATCTATGATGGGATCCATCTGAGAAATTTTCACCCCCCTCAAAGCTTGGAACGAGGCAGTCCCTTTCCTTACTAGCTAGTCCCAATAAATCAATATTATCTAACATAAGCTATAACTAAAAtccaccccccccccaaaaaaaatcaaCACGCTTGTTAATATATTGGACTGAAGTATTAAAGCCTGCCTAATCTATTATAATCCAATGATTTGTAGTAGCTTTAAACTTATGATGGGATTGAATGCAGGATGCTTTAGATTCTATTGATACAAACCTACAtattatttgattacatgtatcGATTTAACATCAAGATTTAATTCATTATCCTTGGtaattagttttttcttttttgaattataaaaagAAGATAAtgtcttaataataaaataattagtgtAACTCAAACCCAAGTCATATCTAAGAGGTGTATATCCTGATGATCAGGTCAACACAAAGGGTTCGATAATTGATATTATCAGCATCCTCAATATTTATtggtatattttatttatcaagaGAGTTCTCTTGTAATTATATGAGAGGAATATCAATGattaattaatcacaataaattcactgataaattttatcaatatttGGATGTACATTGAAAATAGTTTCtgtgaatttaagaataattataacAGTGAGATTAATTACTTTAGCAAGATGTTAAATAACGTAGtagtaatattaaaattaatagttatatatatataaatatttggatTCAAATGCAAGGAtgagataataataacaataattttttaattttttgtcaacatattataaatatgtcgttataaataaaattttcaataaaataaaatatattaatcccatataaaaataaatgtatgtattcatttCCTAAAATGTGTCTAAttgaaccaaaatcaaaatttcgcATATAGATATGAACCACAATTCAAGTTTCATGTGTTTAATTGCACCATATAAAAGTTCaagtatcaaattgcacattagaccaaaatttatgtataagtttaatatttatctatttattttaatatttttttacattattctaagtaaataaataagtatttataAATGTTCGCATtgatatttaacaaataaaatttcaataactTCGTTTTATGTacgtttatataaatattttagttatttatttattttagattgttGCAGACTTGCAGTAGAAAATATCCaaggttaaaaaaagaaaaacatataatttaaaagTCCAATATTTTTGTcactaaagaaattaaaaaactCACTGTCTCCCATCGGAGACTTGAGCTCCACTGAAAAATATGAGATGAGTTTGCTCAATCACAGCTCACTAATATTATTCAAACACCATACGACGgttgatttgtaaattttttgTCTTGAAAATTAAGACAGCTTCAGTTGTATCCAAATGGAGCTTGACTGTGTCATCCCAAGAGCTTCTGGTTTTCTTTTTGTCTTCTTTAAGAGTGGTTCTTTCCTTTTCCGTCGCCAAGTCTTAAAAGTAATCAAAGAGTTGGAGTTTTACTCGCTTGCATGGCCAATACGGTGCTTGACTTCATTGATGCTACTTCAAAGTATGACAtgcaataacataaaaatatttgttCTTGGTTTTCCGAATTAAGAACAAGCCAGATAGTGTGTATACTTAAAAGAAGTTAAGATTCGAGTATTTAATTATCCTATATAGAAAGCCTTTTTCCAGTGCTCAGCAGATGTAACCATATATGGTTTCTACTCTAAGCGTGCTCTCTCTCTTTTGTCTGCTCTACTTATAGTCTATCATCtgcaagataaaaaaaaaatttatccatatatCCATAGTAAACGTGTCTTTCTGGGGGGTTTAGAGAGTTTGGCAACAACAGTTGGCCTTATGTAATCTTGAATTTTTCCTTATATGTatatgttcaatttctcaatttcttccgctatttttacttgttcgatcccaatttcattttattcaaccTTGACCGTCAAAAAAGTTGATGCATTCAGCAAATAACAGCTTTGTTCGCCAAAAACGTCGCTGCGATTAGTATTAGCAGATTCAGACTTTGATCAAATTAGCTTTTCAGTGCCCAAGTGCTGAAGTCTCTCACACGTTTCTGATAAAACAGTAAGAACTCCATTGCTAGCTGTGTTGAGCCTTGGATTCCATCGGGTAGTGTTTCGACACAATTGTCATGCAAGTGCAAAgcaaataaaactaattcaaatcaAATACTAATGGCCAACCAGGTGGAAGTACCAAATCAATAAAGTATATAATATTcgcttaaataaaattatccaataTTTGATAAAGAAGCATCCTCATGCAGACAACAATAGACCTGTGAAAAACTCTTCCTGCACCGACATGAAAAAAAATCGGGGGGATAACTCGAAAAACATTAATGATTGTTTCAGCCGCTCAAGTGCTATACTATTGCACTCTTTCCTGCAAAAGAAATTAAACTTCAAGGTCATATCATAGAAATCCCAAGGATCAACCCATGCCAAGATGTGAGATGAAAGATCAGCCACCGAGCTAATTATATAACTTTGAAAATGTTAGAAGCCTCTTGTGATCAGATGAATTAATTATTAGCTTCCTTAGTTGTTCTTGATTCCGAGAAGCTTCATGGCTACCTCCCAGGTGACTATTGCAGCTGCATTAGCAGGAAAAGCTCTCAGTATAGTAGGACCCAGGCCTGTGTAGCATCCTCTAAGTCCAGACATCCGATATATCTACAAGGCAAGGAAACAATTAGAATATCCTCCGTTCCTTTCAAtattattttgattgttacaaAACCTCCACCATGCTGCTATCCATCTTATTGTGCTAGAAAAGGCACATTCAGATCATCTTACCGAATTTAAAACTTGAAACGGATTTGTCGGAGAGCTTTTATCTGGAGCGGTCTGGATAATGGTTTTTGCCACATCCAAAGGTAAAACAGTTGACCAGAACtaagaaaaaacaaataaagaataaaaCTAGATATAAATAGACCATATCGTAActcaaaattgaaaaatcaataTGCAAGGATGTCAGAATGCTTACAGCTACACCACCCAGACCACCACTCAGAATTCCAATTCCCATATCAACCAAATTGTTATGGTCAGATGAACCAGATTTTAGCTGTAAATGCATATAATAGCGGACATATTCATACACACTAAAAAATACTGCATTTCCAATAGATTCCCTTAAAAATGTTGTAGAGCCACCACGAAAGGCGCCTGTAACCTGTAACCTGTAACCTGAAAGGTGTTCCATTAGTTTAAATCACGTACAAATTAAGTTGCCAAAAGGCAGAGTATTTCTCACCCCATCACTTTTTATGGTTTTTAGTGCGCAATCAAGAGAACTACTGTAGCCACTGCACTTTGGAACCAAAGAGTCAGTACCTTGAATTTGCATCCTACACTGGAGAAGCCCAATGTCAAAAGCATGCTTTGGGAGAAACAAACAGTGATCTGCTATCAATTATCATAGAGCAAGTACTAGCGGGGCATAGAAACTAATTCTTACCTTCACTAGCTCTGATGGACATAGAACAAAACTGATAATAGCTCCAGCGAAAGCAGCAGAAGGAATTATTACTTGGGGCTGGGGCCTGCTACTCTGAACTCCTCCCTTAATTGGCacaaaaaatctttttaaaaaataatttaaaacattacaATGTGTTGGAAACATGCCTATGATATTATTAAAACAACTAGTTCCCAATCTAGTTTCTGCAATAGGAGTTTCATGGATGGGTATATCACCTCCAATTCCCTGTAATACGAACCTGCAGTGACTGTTTTGTTTGCGAATAAATGCCAAAAAGAAGTGAACTTTCAAAAGCCATCCCAACAAAAGATGGCGTTGCCCCTATATAAAGTCCTCTAACCTGCCAAAGCTAATCATGAGttctccaaaaaagaaaaaattcaaatatgttaAGAGTAAGGGAGAGAGTAACAACCATGTATAACATATACAACCAAAAAAGTGAACCAATGATCTATATTCCACAGACAACCTTGTACATGCTGAAGTATCCTCTCAACTTACGTAGTAGACCAAAATCTTGGTTCTAGAATTGCAGCTATAGATATTGAGAATTTGTAAGAATctttctttattctttcttttcccttttggACATATACAAATTGCAAATTCTCTCTATCTTCACAGATTCATGGATAACTTCAATTACTTTTTCCAATATTGACATTTACATTTTTAGATTTTAGGACATTAGCAGACAAGATCCATTGTAGGAATAAACACATAACAAGCTTGTCTGTGCAAAATGTTGAAGTCTGAGATAGCAGAACATTTAGCTCATTATATCCTACTGATTCATTTTGCATTTGAACAGAAAGAATCCCTATAAacaaaatcaataggtctttgAGTTCAAGAATGACCAAAAGTCATAAACAAATAACATGATCTCTTTCCACCGCATGTATTTATCTAGATGCCAGTGGTCTAAACTCTCAGCAAAGGTAGCATTTGGTATGATGGAAAGTAGTCACTTTCCTAGGAATTTAATAAGTTGGAAAATGATTCCAACGTTTGGTATGTTagattttatttacttttcttgGAATCTAACTTTCCCTTAAGAATTACTTTCCCGTAAATATGGCAATACGATTCCCATGATAAAAAGGTGGGAAAATTACTTTCCCATTCCCATGTagattgaaaagttgaaaaaatatTAAGACAAATTAACCCTATTTTATATTGGAAAAACTATTGTCTTCTTCCTTTGTCCTACTACTTGATTTTCTCTATTACTTCCACCAGATTCTTCCTACAATTTTAATCAATACCTTCCAATATATTAACTTCCTCAGTAATCACATTCCCAGCCATCATATTCCATCGAATCACATTCCATAGGAATCATATCATGGAAAAGCACCAAACACTACCAAAGAGCAAATTTACGAACAGGGTTCTTGATggtgaaaagaaaagaacaaagatTAAGGAGCATACCCCTTCAGTTGCGAGTATCCTAGCAGTGCAATGGAAGCCATTCCTATATGTAATCCCCTGCACATTAGTATTGTGTTTCTGCAACTTAACCTGACCAAACAACCGTAGATACAAAAGAAGCTTTACTAATTGTTACGTTGTCAACAAAACCAGGAAGCAATAAATAGAACTTATCTTAAAGGAAACTAATCAACATTTACATGTTCCCAAAGAGGAAATTTTCCGATTTTTAAATTCGATGATTGAACCCACATTCCTAGCAACACTAACAACCTAGTTAAATTGGTAATTGTTACAACTTAACAAACATAATCCTTCAAAAATTTCCGAACCCATACCTAAAAAAAAAGGctttattttccaaattttttaggATGAGAAATGAAAACGATAAGAAAGAAGTTATACCTTGACAGTGTCGAAGGGGTGACCGACGACGACAGGCGCAACACCGGCGAACAAGCCCGCGACGTACTCTTTGTAACTGTAAGGTTTGCGACTGTCTTCCATGACCATGTTTTGGTAAATGTCTAAAGCCTTTTTTTAGTTTGACAGTAAAAAGAACATCGGAGATTCGGTCCACTCCGCGCCAGATCCTATAGAGCGATTGTGCGAGGGAGAGCTACAGCGAAATCCTCGTCAAAATCTCGAGTATCAATAATCTAGAACTAAATTACTACTATATgttctatctttttattattattattttaaataatatatatttcaattttttttaaaatcagttGATAATtcattatgttttgttttttattctttttattatttgtaatcaaatttcatgtaaaatatgataaaaattttaaacataatttaaagtaaaaatatgaaaataaaaatacatgaaatgatattttaatcatccaaataaattttgaaatattgattttcttACATGAAATATTAACTTGTTAATTGAAGTTGTAAACACTAATAAGGAAGACTGTAAAAGGAATTTAAGCATTTTGTGACAACCAACTTTTCAAAGTCATCATTCAATGATGGAACCGAGGTCGGAAGAGACTCTAACAGAGTAGATGTAGATTAGGTttgggttttggttttggttttggttttatcACAGAGATAGTGGTTGAACATACATGTGATCTGTCAGACACGTCAATGACGGAAGTTAAATAGGCAGAAAGACAATATGGTGAGTTAGCTTTATTAGCACAAGAAGGGTGCCCCGTTCTACGGGTGAATGATCATTCAAATAAAACTTTTTGACACTGATCCATCTCTATTTACAAAAGTCtttattaagaataaataaataaaacaataaaaaattattaaaaagaaaaggggaaaattaatctaaaaattagaaggaaaaaaacaaataaaCCTAATCTAAAAATAtggaaagtaaagaaaatgtTCAAGCCTCAAAAATTCACTACCAAAAGTTTATAAAGTAGTATTTATAATCTATTAACATTTAATCTAACTTCGACAATTATGCCCTTAAATGAAAACTAAAATGAGCTTGTTTGGACATAGCAATTTTTCTTCACCCGTCAAACTTTAGTGTCGCGACATCCTTGGCAGTGGACATGATATTGGCTTGTGTCGCGACCTTGACGACAGTAGGCACAAGCTTGGTTTGGGGCACTTGGCATCACGACACAGCCTTATTGGTGTCACGATTTCGATGACAGTGTCACTGAGTTCCTTCGCTTCAACCATTGGCTTGAAATCACAACCTCGAGGGCTTGTAATTGAGACTTTGAGgttcaatgtcgcgacacaacACATCGTAATGTCGCGGCTATAGTGGCAAATTACTCCAGGTTGATTTTTTGTTGAAGTTTGCTTCCTTTAAGTGATGGAGGGTCAGTGTTGTGACACATATGCACCAGTGTTGCAGCCCCTCCAACAGATCAGGTCCTCCTTAATGTTTGGCCATAGTGTCATCTTCCTACATAAGCTCAAATCAATTATTAAGCTCACAATGACATAGCTTTGTCAATTTAGGTCTTAAAAGaggtaaaatataataaatgttatcATTAACACTAAAATCTAATAAtcaataaaaaacattaaaaaaactcGTAAACTACTTAAAAATAAGCTTATTAAATACtcaaaagaacttaatttatcATATCAAATTACAGGAAatcaataacaaaaaatataaattaattttctacCTTGTTTGATTTTTTATACCATCGGTATTGTacgttatatataaaaaaatctacaagagattttaataataattaaattatggtaTTATGTAAATAGTTTAATAAGACtttgattaaaatgataaagTTGAAGTTTTGGAGATTTTGGCACCATAAAATTCTATtatatgagattttttttaatttaagtttatatatatatatttatatagaatataaaaaaaacatcattATAATAATACTTGTcgcaatattttaaaaaatatttttaagtcattttctaATGATACTCAATTAATTTATGatattaattttatcaaatcttaataatagtataaacatttatataaattaatattaatatgataAGGCCGATTAAATTTATAatcacaaaataataaaacatcaacTCTACTTAtgggataaattttaaatttatacataattttttttatattaatttaaaatttatgaatcaCCTTATATACTTAACGAAAATTCGTGTGTaattttaaaaagagttaaataaTTATTTCGGGTATGGACTTGGCAACAACTTTCACATTGGGGTTTAATTTTTAATCCTTAAACTTGGTAATTATTCTCATATTGGGACATTGACAAAACAATTGTTCCTACATTGGGGATTGaaaatttttttgtccaagttattCCAAAACTTGACAATTAATCCCACATTAAGGGCTTGaactttaaggttttcaaaaaaatattaggGACTATTTGGACAAAAACGTTCAGGTCTTGATGCAAAAACAATTGCCAAGTTAAAAAGCTAGCTTGGACAAAGAAAAGTTCAAACCCTAGTGTAACAACAattaccaaatttaaaaattaagttaaacaaaaaatattttcaaatctcaaaataaaaataattattaaattgagaactcaaaaaataatttaaccctGGTAAAGATAAACCCAACAACATCAAGGTTGCCGGCAGCTTTATAAGACGAGAACATGATGCTACAACTTGCTTTTTACAAAGTATAGATTCTATCACTCagtttttaactttgtttttttggcttttcaactTGGCTAGAGTACTTTATCACATACGAAATGACGAAATTTAGGACATCCTAGTTAAAATTCTATCTAGTATATCAATATTAAAATGAGTTGTTATAATATCATTCTCTAATATTTGGTAGACTCAAAAATTGAGTCAATTAAATCAAAGTATTCCCGTATGAAATATCagttttgtttttaatgaaaaatttcaattattgaaataatctgataaaaaaatagttatagtCCCTACTTTCCCATTCCTTAAAAtgatatatattcaaatatattatttttataaaaattatatgttaaattttgattttgtcgtctttatgaaataaaattaattcaaatatgtatttttaaatgacaatgttttgttaaataaaattGGTATATAATTTTACAAGATTGAAAGTttagattttcaaaataaaatattttacaaagaATTGTCAGATtttgcaattttaaataattgcAACAAAATAAAGTACATTAGCCAGAAATAGAATTAGAGTACATGAAGGAGGAAAAAAAACTATAGTTATAAATTTATCTTTTGAGTAAGCACAACCTTTTTAAGTTTTAACTAACCTAATAAACATTAGGTTGTTTTTACAGTTAAACTAGTTTTAACTAACACACTGACTTCAAAGTAAATAACCCTCTGATCTTTGTTAATTTTGCGTctcttatttttgtttaattgcaACTACACAATTTCACtaacaattataattttaatttcaattctaACCCGACCAAATTACActtatacaaaattttatttaaaatttatccaCTATAATCAACAAGTATCTGATTTAGGCGGGTGAAAGTTTTGACTAATTCTTTGATTTGATTGTTGTATGACATATCTTTAACAATGAATTACTAAAAATACTCAAATGTATTTGATAATTAACTCTAATAACTCGAGTCAAAATATCTCAACTTGTATTGATTTAATAGaacaattgttaaaatttttatcaaatatttattcacgTCCCTATCCCATTATTGTAGGAAAAGAATTATATATCCcaattaaatatgataaattacaATAACCTATCAAATATTCGTTGAATTGTAACTACCATTCTAACTAGCGCTAATAACAGTCATATCAACAAACCATTCATGTCATACTAGCTATCTCAACgcttaaaaggaaaaaaagatattaccaaaaagggggaaaaaattaaaagccttaaaattttgaattttgatctttaaattaaaatgtttatattttaacaACGGGCTGTTAATGATGTATTAACCGTAGtatattccttttatatatatatattatatttaccTTACGGTCTATATTTAATATTCGTGATTATTTCTctcaacaatatttttttttaaaaaatataatgtgCAGAGGCGAAGTCAGAATAATTTTTTAAGGAGatcgaataaaattttaattttttataatttatatctttataatttttaaaaaattaaattaaaattttataattttaaaggagACTAAGGAGTAATTTTCCCtccactaatttaaaatttttaaaaaacttaaagggcctaaataataattttttattttagagatCCGGCACATGTCAACTCTTATATCCATCTTATCATTGCACCCAATGATATTCTTGATTCTAAATGAAAATTCTAGGTCATCAGCCTTATTATCACTTGAAATCTACTTGAATATGTGCACTTGCCATTTTACAAAGTAGTCAGTTCTAATGGAAATAAATAGGTCCCCCATCACACCATTTTCGTAACCATTCCTTGTCTAACAAAGGTGGGTCCATAAAACGTACCATGAGAGCGAAACCCTTATCCTCTTCTCACCTCAATAATTgaccttaaaaaaattaaaagataaatggAGATGAAccccaaaattaattaaatattattaatgctttgattaaattaaaataacatacTTATGCACATCATTACACATACCCCAttaatctctttatttatttatgtaatataTCCGCCGCTCACGGTGGCAGCTTGAATGACAAAGCATCAATAGCCACCGTGGGCTAGCGCACCCTTGGCCAACATTACTTACAAAAAAACAAGGGCAAACTAAAGCTTTAGCTGTCAGCTCTTAAAACACCTTCTACGGTTACTCGAGACATCAAATAGCATCAAGAGACAAAGACAGAGACAAAATAGcacattgaaaaaaaagaaaagaaaagagaacacACTATTTACATGCAACCCTGGCTCACTAGAGCAGCCTGCTAGCCGCCTGTCAGTCGCCACCCTCTCAGCGATGCTTGCTCCTGGTCTCCCCACTGTAAAGCCTGTCATCGCATGCAAACCAAGTGCTTTCAATATCTTGGTACACAGTTTTAGTTT
The genomic region above belongs to Gossypium hirsutum isolate 1008001.06 chromosome D05, Gossypium_hirsutum_v2.1, whole genome shotgun sequence and contains:
- the LOC107905804 gene encoding mitochondrial arginine transporter BAC1, which translates into the protein MVMEDSRKPYSYKEYVAGLFAGVAPVVVGHPFDTVKVKLQKHNTNVQGITYRNGFHCTARILATEGVRGLYIGATPSFVGMAFESSLLFGIYSQTKQSLQGGVQSSRPQPQVIIPSAAFAGAIISFVLCPSELVKCRMQIQGTDSLVPKCSGYSSSLDCALKTIKSDGVTGAFRGGSTTFLRESIGNAVFFSVYEYVRYYMHLQLKSGSSDHNNLVDMGIGILSGGLGGVAFWSTVLPLDVAKTIIQTAPDKSSPTNPFQVLNSIYRMSGLRGCYTGLGPTILRAFPANAAAIVTWEVAMKLLGIKNN